The Pedobacter roseus genome contains a region encoding:
- a CDS encoding LacI family DNA-binding transcriptional regulator: MKSLSIKDIAVKANVSITTVSFIINGKAKEKSISEAVIEKVEKIIAESGYKPNQIARSLRTGNSNIIGLIIEDISNSFFSRIARLIEDKAYKRGYKIIYSSTENSVDKAKELINMFKSRKVDAYIISPIKGIEEDVKMLLEDGNPVIFFDRNLPDINTSYVGADHFNASYQSIQSFIDQGKKNIALVTTDINVEQIVERYDGYKKALEDNGIKYDENLVLKIHFNQEESETISQIKQLLEQKKIDAVLFATNYLAISGLKVLKQINKKIGDDFAIIAYDDHEAFELHTPGISTVQQPLEEIAENVIKLILKQLSSKAKPENQQIIIPAKLIIRD, encoded by the coding sequence ATGAAATCGCTTTCCATCAAAGATATAGCTGTTAAAGCAAATGTATCCATCACCACAGTTTCCTTTATTATTAATGGTAAAGCAAAAGAGAAATCAATCAGTGAAGCGGTTATTGAAAAGGTAGAGAAAATTATTGCAGAAAGCGGTTATAAACCCAACCAGATTGCCAGAAGTTTGCGTACCGGAAACTCAAACATCATCGGCCTGATCATTGAAGATATTTCCAACTCATTTTTTTCCAGGATAGCCAGGTTAATCGAAGATAAAGCCTATAAAAGGGGGTATAAAATCATCTACTCCAGTACCGAAAACAGTGTTGATAAAGCGAAAGAACTAATCAATATGTTTAAATCTCGTAAAGTTGATGCCTATATTATTTCGCCTATTAAAGGAATAGAAGAAGATGTAAAAATGCTGTTGGAAGATGGCAATCCCGTAATCTTTTTTGACAGGAACCTGCCCGATATCAATACCAGTTATGTAGGGGCCGATCATTTTAATGCTTCTTACCAATCTATCCAGAGTTTTATCGATCAGGGCAAAAAGAATATAGCCCTTGTAACCACCGATATCAACGTAGAGCAGATTGTAGAACGTTACGATGGTTATAAAAAAGCTTTGGAAGACAATGGCATCAAATACGATGAAAACCTTGTGTTAAAAATCCATTTTAACCAGGAAGAAAGCGAAACCATCAGCCAGATCAAACAACTGCTTGAACAGAAAAAAATCGATGCCGTTTTATTCGCAACCAACTACCTTGCCATCAGCGGCCTTAAAGTTCTAAAACAGATCAATAAAAAAATAGGGGATGATTTTGCCATTATTGCCTACGATGACCATGAAGCCTTCGAACTGCATACCCCGGGAATATCGACCGTACAGCAACCTTTGGAAGAAATTGCAGAAAATGTAATCAAACTGATCCTTAAACAGCTTTCTTCTAAAGCCAAACCCGAAAACCAGCAGATCATCATTCCGGCCAAACTTATCATCAGGGATTAA
- a CDS encoding RagB/SusD family nutrient uptake outer membrane protein, with amino-acid sequence MKNKSIIYTALALIVGMASACTNLDENAYDVIPAEKFYTNKNEVISAVLRPYTHANAWVTPSGQDGWWRLAELSADQLAWPTKGPHGEDGGKWKRLHYHSWTVDEAGINNAWALMYAGVGYCNDPIANIGSRDISAMGITQQEKDEYIAELKLLRAFHYLKLMDLFGNIPLSTTIVDPANPILPNTTSRKDVFAFIEKEIKDNINNVPKLSRAQLGRMSQASGYAMLVELYLNAEVWTGTARWDDCIAAADKLINNEGGGQNGSMALDPNISDQFKNTNDLSKEVIFSIAYDFTRAKFEPSWTGEFYHFAQRDIYGGGRNGNDGIVLIPGVYTTFETDDLRKTNWLLFGPQFKFTDPTAPVEGTVEYAGKPLSFVDNIQKNTKNSTVTNMSEGEENSGVRFNKYKLGNSLPGLVNGVRVEPDPNYNNTDWNVYRLTWIYFAKAEAIMRKNGGAATADAVTLINTCKQRAYTAATWPAHAYTTVSLTLDELLAERGREFIFEGFRRDDLIRFGKFSNTKWWDHEISTPTRSLYPIPQRQRDFNPKLTQNPGY; translated from the coding sequence ATGAAAAATAAATCAATCATATATACGGCCCTTGCGCTAATTGTTGGTATGGCTTCTGCCTGTACCAATTTAGATGAAAATGCATACGATGTTATTCCGGCTGAAAAATTTTATACCAATAAAAACGAAGTAATTTCTGCAGTGTTAAGGCCATATACCCATGCAAACGCCTGGGTAACACCTTCAGGACAAGACGGATGGTGGCGCCTGGCAGAACTTTCTGCCGATCAGCTGGCGTGGCCAACCAAAGGACCGCACGGTGAAGATGGTGGAAAGTGGAAAAGATTACACTATCATAGCTGGACGGTAGATGAAGCTGGAATAAATAACGCATGGGCCCTGATGTATGCCGGCGTTGGCTACTGTAACGATCCAATTGCAAATATTGGATCGAGGGATATTTCTGCCATGGGTATTACCCAACAAGAGAAAGACGAATATATTGCAGAATTAAAATTACTGCGGGCATTCCATTACCTTAAACTCATGGATCTGTTTGGTAATATTCCATTATCAACCACCATTGTAGATCCTGCTAATCCGATTTTACCCAATACAACCAGTAGAAAAGATGTTTTTGCTTTTATCGAAAAAGAAATCAAAGATAATATCAACAATGTACCCAAATTATCAAGGGCACAATTGGGTAGAATGAGTCAGGCCAGCGGTTATGCCATGTTAGTAGAATTGTACCTCAATGCAGAGGTGTGGACAGGTACTGCCCGTTGGGATGATTGTATCGCTGCTGCCGATAAATTAATTAATAATGAAGGTGGTGGACAAAACGGTAGCATGGCACTGGATCCGAATATTTCAGATCAGTTTAAAAATACCAACGATTTATCAAAAGAGGTAATCTTCTCTATAGCTTACGATTTTACAAGAGCCAAATTTGAACCATCATGGACCGGTGAATTTTATCACTTTGCACAAAGGGATATTTATGGCGGTGGCAGAAATGGTAATGACGGGATTGTATTGATTCCGGGAGTTTACACTACTTTTGAAACAGATGATCTCCGTAAAACCAACTGGCTTTTATTCGGGCCACAGTTTAAATTTACCGATCCTACTGCCCCTGTTGAAGGAACCGTAGAGTATGCAGGTAAGCCACTTTCATTTGTAGATAACATCCAAAAAAACACCAAAAATTCTACAGTCACCAATATGAGCGAAGGCGAAGAAAACAGCGGTGTGCGTTTTAATAAATACAAATTAGGAAACTCACTACCAGGCCTTGTTAACGGTGTTCGTGTAGAACCAGATCCAAACTACAATAATACCGACTGGAATGTTTACCGTTTAACCTGGATTTACTTTGCTAAAGCAGAAGCCATCATGCGTAAAAATGGAGGAGCTGCTACAGCAGATGCAGTGACCTTAATCAATACCTGCAAACAAAGAGCTTATACAGCTGCTACCTGGCCAGCCCATGCTTATACTACTGTTTCGCTAACTTTAGACGAGCTTTTGGCAGAGCGTGGAAGGGAATTTATTTTTGAAGGTTTTAGAAGAGATGATTTGATTCGTTTTGGAAAATTTAGCAATACCAAATGGTGGGATCACGAGATATCTACACCAACAAGGTCATTATATCCAATTCCTCAGCGACAAAGAGATTTTAACCCAAAACTCACCCAAAACCCAGGATATTAA
- a CDS encoding SusC/RagA family TonB-linked outer membrane protein, which yields MKNILLRMSGFLCLVLLSSPQLFAKITSEKISFNRYYFQQDTTKKQDTTKKVPVAKPADTVKVPPNPLGGARPVTAPAPVPATTAPATPAAGAPAATSAAQKTITGTVVDEQKLGLPGVGIKIQGKTGGTVTQENGKFSINVTAPTDVLVFSYIGYQSKSVPAGNGASPLNISLVPSGSQNLSDVVVVGYGTLKTKEVTSSVAHVDTSQFRQSGARNALDLIQGKVAGLNITRANSSNPNSGPSVQLRGVVSVAGSASPLYVIDGIPGGNPDLLQQDDILSVDVLKDGSGAAIYGTSANAGVILITTKKGKPGPPTFSYSSYIRKEFIQNRLDFLTADEFRAKINSGEINAVDYGGSEDLYDKLVNHDNLSQNHNLALSGGTDKTSYRASLNYRDLQGIALENGRKEYTGRLNINQKGFDDKLNIQLNLATNINNANLLSNGTTSSFFDNELNASGWEEELTKNPTKQIYNPDGSFYYDNQSTNQYARLFTQTSYRKQQTTSADLKADFDIVKGLKASVFGSLQRDNFVDGGYAQLKSENSIENSDYPGGGYAFKNNFLSQGYAFEPTLQYTTTFASKHAITALAGYSYRYNIEEGAKASTRGFLNDQFNEDNLGAGQALADGKAGMGSYKNDNTLIAFFGRINYSYDNKYLLQLILRHEGSSRFGDNNKWGNFPAVSLGWNVTEEGFMKDVKWVNYLKLRAGYGVTGNSGFANNASRVVLSGGGKYLYPDGSYRETYGPQYNPNPFLKWESKRETNVGADFTLFNSKLTGSIDVFDRTTKDLLDQYTTPQPPYVQSTIYANVGNISSRGLEVALSYQAVKLKDFTFSMDFTGSTIKNTLNSYSNDAFAVKYRTFGGIGGSGDLGDAITTYEGEEVGIFYGKRFAGFDANGKWLFYNRNGVPVRNDQINNSKDKNVSDLAPIGNAIPKYYASYTANFTYKNFDFRVFLRGKFDYDILNTTALSYGNPAITGSNYLRDAFGKYSQINDTYMYSDYYVESGTNVKIDEVTLGYNFKLKTKYIRNLRVYATGQNLATITGYSGNDPDFVQDTGLGPGIDNRGAYPSTRSFLFGVNVGF from the coding sequence ATGAAAAACATTTTACTCAGGATGTCAGGATTCCTATGCCTGGTCCTACTTTCAAGCCCCCAGTTGTTTGCGAAAATTACGAGCGAAAAAATCAGTTTCAACCGCTATTATTTTCAGCAGGATACAACTAAAAAACAAGACACAACAAAAAAAGTCCCCGTTGCCAAACCCGCCGATACGGTAAAAGTACCGCCGAATCCACTTGGTGGCGCGCGTCCGGTTACTGCCCCGGCACCAGTTCCGGCTACCACTGCACCTGCTACACCAGCCGCCGGTGCTCCTGCAGCAACATCAGCTGCACAAAAAACAATTACCGGTACTGTTGTAGATGAACAGAAACTCGGTTTACCTGGTGTTGGAATTAAAATTCAGGGTAAAACTGGTGGTACCGTTACACAGGAGAATGGTAAATTCAGTATTAATGTAACTGCCCCAACCGATGTGCTGGTGTTCAGTTATATCGGTTACCAAAGCAAATCTGTGCCTGCAGGTAATGGGGCATCTCCTTTAAACATCAGTTTGGTGCCTTCAGGAAGCCAAAACCTAAGTGATGTAGTAGTGGTTGGTTACGGAACGTTGAAAACAAAAGAAGTAACTTCATCCGTTGCCCACGTAGATACTTCTCAGTTTAGGCAAAGTGGTGCGCGGAATGCCTTAGATCTAATTCAGGGTAAAGTTGCAGGGCTAAACATTACCAGGGCAAACAGCTCCAATCCTAACTCAGGACCAAGTGTTCAATTACGTGGTGTAGTTTCTGTAGCTGGTAGTGCAAGTCCGCTTTATGTTATTGATGGTATTCCCGGTGGTAACCCCGATCTTTTGCAACAAGATGATATCTTATCGGTCGACGTATTAAAAGATGGTTCTGGTGCAGCAATTTATGGTACCAGTGCAAATGCGGGTGTAATATTAATCACCACAAAAAAGGGTAAACCAGGTCCGCCAACATTTAGCTATTCTAGTTATATCCGTAAAGAGTTTATCCAAAACCGCTTAGATTTTTTAACAGCCGATGAGTTTAGGGCAAAAATCAATAGCGGCGAAATTAATGCTGTAGATTACGGAGGCAGCGAAGATCTGTACGATAAATTGGTAAACCATGATAATCTGTCTCAAAATCATAACCTTGCACTTTCTGGAGGAACAGATAAAACAAGCTATAGAGCAAGTTTAAATTATCGCGATTTACAGGGTATTGCCCTTGAAAATGGCAGGAAAGAATATACCGGAAGGCTGAACATCAATCAGAAAGGTTTTGATGATAAATTAAACATTCAGTTAAACCTGGCCACCAATATTAATAACGCCAACTTACTTTCCAATGGTACCACTTCATCGTTTTTCGACAATGAATTAAATGCCAGTGGATGGGAAGAGGAATTAACTAAAAACCCAACCAAGCAGATTTATAACCCTGATGGTTCATTTTACTACGATAACCAGAGTACCAATCAATACGCACGTTTATTTACGCAAACCAGCTACCGTAAACAACAAACTACTTCGGCTGATTTGAAAGCTGATTTCGATATTGTTAAAGGTTTAAAAGCTTCGGTGTTTGGATCGTTACAGCGGGATAATTTTGTTGATGGCGGTTATGCGCAATTGAAAAGTGAAAACTCCATAGAAAACAGTGATTACCCAGGTGGCGGATATGCATTCAAAAATAATTTCCTTTCTCAGGGTTATGCTTTTGAACCCACATTACAATACACCACAACGTTTGCCAGCAAACATGCTATTACTGCTCTGGCAGGTTACAGTTATCGCTACAACATTGAAGAAGGTGCTAAAGCAAGTACACGTGGTTTCTTAAACGATCAGTTTAATGAAGATAACCTGGGTGCCGGACAGGCACTGGCCGATGGTAAAGCAGGTATGGGCAGTTATAAAAACGATAATACCCTGATTGCATTTTTTGGTAGGATAAACTATTCATACGATAATAAATACTTATTGCAGTTAATTTTAAGGCATGAAGGATCGTCCAGGTTCGGTGATAACAATAAGTGGGGAAATTTTCCCGCAGTTTCCTTAGGTTGGAACGTTACCGAAGAGGGTTTCATGAAGGATGTGAAGTGGGTTAACTACTTAAAGTTAAGAGCAGGTTATGGGGTAACAGGTAATTCTGGTTTTGCCAATAATGCTTCAAGGGTAGTACTTAGTGGCGGAGGTAAATACCTTTATCCTGATGGTAGCTACAGGGAAACTTATGGTCCACAATATAATCCTAACCCTTTTCTTAAATGGGAATCTAAAAGGGAAACCAATGTTGGGGCAGATTTTACCTTGTTTAACAGTAAGTTAACCGGATCAATTGATGTGTTTGACAGAACCACTAAAGATTTGCTGGATCAATATACTACACCTCAACCTCCTTATGTTCAGAGTACCATTTATGCCAATGTGGGTAATATTTCATCAAGAGGTTTAGAGGTTGCTTTAAGCTATCAAGCCGTTAAATTGAAGGATTTTACTTTCAGTATGGATTTTACCGGAAGTACCATCAAAAACACCTTAAATTCTTATTCTAACGATGCTTTTGCCGTTAAATACAGGACATTCGGCGGAATAGGTGGTTCAGGCGATTTAGGAGATGCCATTACCACTTACGAAGGTGAAGAAGTTGGTATTTTTTATGGTAAACGTTTTGCCGGTTTTGATGCCAATGGAAAATGGTTATTTTATAATAGAAATGGTGTTCCGGTACGTAACGACCAGATCAACAATTCGAAAGATAAGAATGTATCGGATTTAGCGCCGATAGGTAATGCCATTCCGAAATATTATGCCTCATACACTGCAAACTTCACCTACAAGAATTTCGATTTCAGGGTGTTCTTAAGAGGTAAGTTCGATTACGACATCTTAAACACCACTGCATTAAGTTATGGGAATCCAGCCATTACAGGATCTAACTACCTGAGAGATGCATTTGGGAAATACAGCCAGATTAATGATACCTATATGTACTCCGATTACTATGTTGAAAGTGGTACAAACGTAAAAATTGATGAGGTTACCCTGGGTTATAATTTTAAATTAAAAACAAAATATATCCGCAACCTGCGCGTATATGCTACTGGCCAGAATTTAGCAACTATTACAGGTTACAGCGGTAACGATCCTGATTTCGTTCAGGATACAGGCTTAGGCCCAGGTATCGATAACCGCGGTGCTTATCCAAGTACCAGATCATTCTTATTTGGTGTTAACGTAGGGTTTTAA
- the lpxB gene encoding lipid-A-disaccharide synthase, protein MKYYLVAGEASGDLHGANLMKALKTEDSEAVFRYFGGDKMQAEGGELVKHYADMAFMGFTEVLLNLRTIFRNLKACKEDILKWKPDVLILIDFPGFNLKIAEFAKANGIKVCYYISPKVWAWNQKRVLKIKRIVDHMFCILPFEVDFYKEWGMKVDYVGNPLLDEIAQFIPDVNFRENHQLGDEKIIAFLPGSRKQEIERLLPVMLSITEEYPEYTFAIAAAPTFSEAYYHQFTGDKKVKLLFNNTYNLLHHAHAAIVASGTATLETALFKVPQVVVYKGGAISIAIARMLVKIKFISLVNLIVNKKIVTELIQEDCNTQKVSKELEIILGGVGRSVMLKHYDELQLLMGKPGASAKTAKLIVEKLKS, encoded by the coding sequence ATGAAGTACTACCTCGTAGCCGGAGAAGCCTCAGGCGATTTACATGGCGCCAATTTGATGAAAGCCTTAAAAACAGAGGATAGCGAAGCTGTGTTCAGGTATTTCGGTGGCGATAAAATGCAGGCCGAAGGTGGTGAGCTGGTTAAACATTATGCCGATATGGCTTTTATGGGTTTTACCGAAGTGCTTTTAAATTTAAGGACCATTTTTAGAAACCTTAAAGCCTGCAAAGAAGACATTTTAAAATGGAAACCTGATGTATTGATTTTGATCGATTTTCCTGGGTTTAACCTGAAAATTGCCGAATTTGCTAAAGCCAACGGTATAAAAGTTTGTTATTATATTTCGCCCAAAGTTTGGGCCTGGAATCAAAAGCGGGTACTTAAAATAAAAAGAATTGTCGATCACATGTTCTGTATTCTACCTTTCGAGGTCGATTTTTACAAAGAATGGGGCATGAAGGTCGATTATGTGGGCAATCCACTTTTGGATGAAATTGCACAGTTTATACCAGATGTAAACTTTCGTGAAAACCATCAGCTGGGAGATGAAAAAATCATTGCCTTTTTGCCTGGAAGCCGTAAACAGGAAATAGAGCGTTTACTGCCGGTAATGTTAAGTATTACAGAAGAATATCCGGAATATACTTTTGCTATTGCTGCGGCACCTACCTTTAGTGAAGCCTATTACCACCAGTTTACCGGCGATAAAAAAGTCAAACTGCTGTTTAACAATACTTATAATTTATTGCATCATGCCCATGCGGCCATTGTAGCATCCGGAACAGCTACGCTCGAAACCGCCTTGTTTAAAGTACCACAGGTGGTGGTGTACAAAGGAGGTGCCATTTCGATAGCCATTGCGAGGATGTTGGTTAAAATTAAGTTCATCTCACTGGTTAACCTGATCGTGAACAAAAAGATTGTAACCGAGCTGATTCAGGAAGATTGTAATACCCAAAAAGTAAGCAAAGAACTTGAAATTATTTTGGGCGGCGTGGGTAGGAGCGTGATGTTAAAACATTATGACGAATTACAGTTATTAATGGGCAAACCAGGCGCTTCGGCAAAAACAGCCAAATTGATTGTCGAAAAATTAAAGAGTTAA
- a CDS encoding stationary phase survival protein SurE, which yields MIDRLKTLNNSVWVGLGIGLLIPAIFCSIAWYIIHHVAYLTKADLLYIGGIAINAYTMQTFFKYNKENIGRGILAATFLCAFVFFAYKVF from the coding sequence ATGATTGATAGGTTAAAAACATTAAATAATTCGGTATGGGTAGGTTTGGGCATTGGTTTGCTTATCCCTGCAATTTTTTGTTCCATTGCATGGTATATTATTCACCATGTGGCTTACCTTACCAAAGCAGATCTGTTGTACATCGGTGGGATTGCAATAAACGCCTACACCATGCAAACATTTTTTAAATACAATAAAGAAAATATCGGAAGGGGTATATTGGCTGCAACATTTTTATGCGCCTTTGTGTTCTTTGCATACAAAGTTTTTTAA
- the surE gene encoding 5'/3'-nucleotidase SurE, translated as MTKQGTKPNILVVNDDGITATGIKNLMEVMQELGNVVVVAPDSPQSGMGHAITIGKPIRFDKVDLYEGVEMYKCSGTPVDCVKIAVNKIFKGKKPDLCVSGINHGLNNSINVLYSGTMSAAVEGAIEKIPSIGFSLDDFAADADFSHTKKYIKNICEQVLANGLSEGTLLNVNFPKGNNLKGVKICRQANAKWMEEFDERTDPYKRPYYWLTGVFENFDKGEDTDVWALEHNYVSIVPVQFDLTAHHAIQALNSWDFIGNNDAKSGNAGTTVSAPDGINLG; from the coding sequence ATGACAAAGCAGGGCACAAAACCAAATATTTTAGTTGTAAACGACGATGGGATTACAGCTACGGGTATCAAAAATTTAATGGAAGTAATGCAGGAGCTGGGAAATGTAGTGGTGGTGGCACCAGATAGTCCGCAGAGCGGAATGGGGCATGCCATAACCATTGGCAAACCGATCCGTTTTGATAAAGTTGACCTTTATGAAGGAGTAGAAATGTACAAATGCAGCGGAACTCCGGTTGATTGTGTTAAAATTGCCGTAAATAAGATTTTTAAAGGTAAAAAACCTGATTTATGCGTATCCGGAATCAACCATGGATTGAATAACTCAATTAATGTATTGTATTCTGGCACCATGTCGGCTGCGGTAGAAGGAGCTATTGAAAAAATTCCATCTATTGGTTTCTCTTTAGATGATTTTGCTGCCGATGCCGATTTCAGTCATACTAAAAAATATATTAAAAATATCTGTGAGCAGGTTTTGGCAAACGGTTTATCAGAAGGAACTTTATTAAATGTCAATTTTCCAAAAGGAAATAATTTAAAAGGGGTTAAAATCTGCCGTCAGGCCAATGCCAAGTGGATGGAAGAATTTGATGAGCGGACAGATCCTTACAAACGCCCATATTATTGGTTAACCGGTGTTTTCGAAAATTTTGATAAAGGAGAAGATACCGATGTTTGGGCTTTGGAGCACAATTATGTTTCTATTGTTCCCGTTCAGTTCGATTTAACCGCGCATCATGCCATCCAGGCTTTAAACAGCTGGGATTTTATTGGCAACAATGATGCAAAATCCGGAAATGCAGGTACGACAGTTTCGGCACCCGATGGCATTAATTTAGGTTAG